A part of Fusarium oxysporum Fo47 chromosome III, complete sequence genomic DNA contains:
- a CDS encoding NmrA-like family-domain-containing protein, with protein sequence MPAQLNGSMTASIPIRIPGDQAQAQTQPAVFYKQHKHSRSSYSDSSPLANSRNNSLTFRPYKRLMSNPDKTIAVINASGRQAASFIRVATAVGYHVRAQLRNLDGVVAAEVSGNPNVTVFVGELYTRHQPSEANRDVTKHGPLAGVGVNYDLIASLFRGAQLAFINTTFYGDEIQIGKALADAAKRAGIQHYVYSSMPDHGAYNPEWPSLPLWAAKHEVEQYVRKLRIPATFVYTGIYNNNFTSLQYPLFCMDLQKDGSFKWQAPFHPDAKLPWLDAEHDVGPAVLQIFKDGPSKWNGERIALAYEYLTPKEVCRLFSKGVGRPVRYVQGPIEIKVRIPEGYREQLVGLEKLFDPNQKDPRKQPPYFGDPKVEVSCPSEALELWEGPRGIEEYAREMFPIEEEANGLTWMLDDDASDDEEVHNTATHVEQLRIHDGDDDSDDDNDDDNDDGLVIKGRKRDEEEWLA encoded by the coding sequence ATGCCCGCTCAACTAAACGGGTCCATGACCGCCAGCATCCCCATTAGAATACCCGGCGACCAGGCCCAGGCTCAAACTCAACCTGCTGTTTTTTACAAGCAGCACAAGCATTCCAGATCTTCTTATTCCGATTCTTCTCCGCTCGCAAATTCAAGGAACAATTCTTTAACCTTCCGTCCTTATAAGAGGCTCATGTCAAACCCAGACAAGACGATCGCTGTCATCAATGCCAGCGGGCGACAGGCTGCGTCTTTCATTCGCGTCGCTACTGCTGTTGGTTATCATGTGCGCGCTCAGTTGAGAAATCTCGACGGTGTCGTCGCTGCTGAAGTTTCGGGGAATCCTAATGTTACCGTATTTGTTGGCGAGCTCTACACAAGACATCAGCCCTCTGAAGCAAATCGTGATGTTACCAAGCACGGCCCGCTGGCCGGTGTCGGCGTCAACTACGACTTGATCGCAAGTCTGTTCCGCGGCGCACAACTCGCCTTCATAAATACAACTTTTTACGGCGACGAGATTCAAATCGGAAAGGCCCTAGCCGACGCCGCTAAGCGCGCAGGAATCCAACACTACGTGTACTCATCCATGCCTGACCATGGTGCTTACAACCCCGAATGGCCCTCGTTGCCCCTCTGGGCTGCTAAGCATGAGGTCGAGCAGTATGTGCGCAAACTGAGAATACCAGCCACTTTTGTGTACACTGGTATCTACAACAACAATTTCACCTCCCTTCAGTATCCCCTTTTCTGCATGGATCTTCAAAAGGACGGCTCGTTCAAATGGCAAGCACCTTTTCATCCTGACGCCAAGCTACCCTGGTTAGATGCCGAGCACGATGTTGGTCCTGCAGTCCTGCAGATCTTCAAGGATGGACCAAGCAAATGGAACGGAGAGCGCATCGCACTTGCATACGAATACTTGACACCCAAGGAGGTGTGTCGACTCTTCTCTAAAGGAGTTGGCCGTCCTGTGCGCTATGTGCAAGGTCCCATTGAAATCAAGGTTCGAATCCCTGAAGGCTACCGGGAACAGCTCGTCGGTCTGGAGAAACTGTTCGACCCGAATCAGAAAGATCCTCGGAAGCAACCGCCTTACTTCGGTGACCCCAAGGTCGAAGTCAGTTGCCCAAGCGAAGCCTTGGAGTTGTGGGAAGGCCCTCGAGGTATCGAAGAATACGCACGTGAGATGTTCCCCATAGAAGAGGAAGCAAATGGTCTCACATGGATGCTGGACGATGATGCgagtgacgatgaggaggtgCACAACACAGCAACCCACGTCGAGCAACTGAGGATCCACgacggtgatgatgatagcGACGACGATAATGACGACGATAATGACGACGGCCTTGTCATAAAAGGTCGCAAGCGGGACGAGGAAGAGTGGTTAGCATAA
- a CDS encoding POT family-domain-containing protein, with protein MAPAGDSLAEPITVAGLRAEVLDEKRASISAEKRASIATDPRPATADAGAVTPAGGVTPDGQFPTAEELDTLRRVPNKIPMKLFSIAFIELCERFSYYGCTVVFILTHQVTNFIQQKLPEGSTTGADPEQPGALGMGQRASTGITTFNQFWQYFMPLLGAYIADQYWGRYKTISWALGIDIIGHIILIMSAIPPVIGNQGGALGAMIIAIIVIGFGTGGFKPNVNPLIVEQLGEQYMHVKTLKSGERVIVDPAVTIERVYLWFYFCINVGALVGQVTMVFAEKEVGFWLSYTLPTFMLCLCPLVMWLNRHKYERRPPGGSVLGQALKTWFLAQKGCWSINPVATWKNLHKDDFWEKVKPSNFSHETRPKWMTFDDAWVDELSRGFNACAVFCWYPIFWLCYNQINNNLISQAAVMQRHGVPNDILSNLNPFALLIFIPLNDFFIYPALRKAGFRFTPIKKITAGFFTGAAAMIWAAVVQHYIYQKSECAVEINVWAQTGSYVLIALSEVFASITSLEYAFSKAPKNMRSMVQAVALFMTAFSAALGQALVGLAADPLLVWNYGVVAILAVIAGTCFYVQFRDLDVHEDDLNALPEGHAGATADEEAPLGTKEAN; from the exons ATGGCGCCTGCAGGAGACAGTCTCGCCGAGCCCATCACCGTGGCCGGTCTCCGAGCTGAAGTCCTTGACGAGAAGCGAGCTTCTATCTCTGCCGAGAAGAGGGCCTCTATCGCCACCGACCCTCGTCCAGCCACTGCAGATGCGGGAGCTGTTACCCCCGCTGGTGGTGTCACACCAGATGGTCAGTTTCCGACTGCTGAGGAACTAGACACTTTGCGCCGAGTCCCAAATAAGATTCCTATGAAGCTATTCAGTATCGCCTTTATCGAGCTGTGTGAACG TTTCTCATACTATGGCTGTACCGTTGTGT TCATATTAACCCATCAAGTCACCAATTTCATTCAGCAGAAGCTCCCCGAAGGCTCTACCACGGGTGCTGACCCGGAACAGCCTGGTGCTCTCGGCATGGGTCAGCGCGCCTCGACCGGAATCACCACCTTCAACCAGTTCTGGCAATATTTTATGCCCCTTCTCGGTGCCTATATTGCTGATCAGTACTGGGGTCGCTATAAAACCATCAGCTGGGCTCTCGGGATCGATATCATCGGTCATATCATCCTGATTATGTCTGCCATCCCCCCCGTTATCGGCAATCAAGGTGGTGCCCTTGGCGCCATGATCATTGCTATCATTGTCATTGGTTTCGGTACTGGTGGATTCAAACCTAACGTCAATCCTCTCATCGTTGAGCAGCTTGGTGAGCAGTACATGCATGTTAAGACTCTCAAGTCTGGTGAACGCGTTATCGTCGACCCTGCTGTGACGATCGAAAGGGTGTATCT TTGGTTTTACTTCTGTATCAACGTAGGGGCTTTGGTAGGGCAAGTGACG ATGGTGTTTGCGGAGAAGGAAGTTGGCTTTTGGCTATCTTATACACTGCCAACGTTCATGCTCTGTCTGTGTCCGCTCGTAATGTGGTTGAACCGCCACAAGTATGAGCGAAGGCCTCCTGGCGGCTCCGTCCTGGGACAGGCACTTAAGACTTGGTTCCTCGCCCAGAAGGGTTGCTGGAGCATCAATCCAGTTGCTACATGGAAGAATCTTCATAAAGATGACTTTTGGGAGAAAGTAAAGCCCTCAAACTTCAGCCACGAGACCCGTCCTAAATGGATGACCTTTGACGACGCCTGGGTCGACGAGCTCAGCCGAGGATTCAATGCATGCGCTGTCTTCTGCTGGTACCCAATTTTCTGGCTCTGCTATAATCAGA TCAACAATAACCTCATCTCCCAGGCGGCCGTGATGCAGCGCCATGGCGTTCCCAACGACATTCTTTCGAATCTCAATCCTTTCGCTCTCCTGATCTTCATTCCGCTTAATGATTTCTTCATTTACCCTGCCCTCAGAAAAGCTGGTTTCCGCTTCACCCctatcaagaagatcacgGCCGGTTTCTTCACCGGAGCTGCTGCCATGATCTGGGCTGCAGTTGTCCAGCACTACATCTACCAGAAGTCCGAGTGCG CCGTGGAAATCAATGTTTGGGCTCAAACCGGTAGCTATGTTCTCATTGCTCTCTCTGAAGTGTTTGCTTCTATTACTTCTCTTGAGTATGCCTTCTCGAAGGCACCCAAGAACATGCGTTCCATGGTTCAGGCTGTTGCGCTTTTCATGACAGCTTTCTCAGCTGCCCTTGGACAGGCTCTCGTTGGTCTTGCAGCCGATCCTCTTCTTGTTTGGAACTATGGTGTCGTTGCTATCCTCGCCGTCATTGCCGGGACGTGCTTTTATGTTCAATTCCGCGACCTCGACGTTCACGAAGATGATCTCAACGCTCTCCCTGAGGGTCACGCTGGTGCAactgctgatgaggaggcaCCGTTGGGAACAAAGGAGGCTAATTAA
- a CDS encoding ERG2/sigma1 receptor-like protein, with protein sequence MAKNKSKSKSSAAAASQGSGLNKLLLVLGLLTALLSSVVYFVEQNLNQFYIFDLDHLDDLSKRAIAKHGEDTRSVVQYIVTELNEKVPEHINLKEEWVFNNAGGAMGAMYIIHASVTEYLIIFGTAIGTEGHTGRHTADDYFHILSGTQLAYVPGEYKAEVYPAGSIHHLRRGDVKQYKMPEGCFALEYARGWIPPMLFFGFADGLSSTLDFPTLWDTTRITGREMINNLIKGKL encoded by the exons ATGGCAAAGAAcaagtcaaagtcaaagtccTCTGCGGCCGCCGCGTCGCAGGGCAGCGgcctcaacaagctcctctTGGTTCTCGGTCTCCTCACAGCTCTCCTGAGCTCCGTCGTCTACTTTGTCGAGCAGAACCTGAACCAGTTCTACATCTTCGACCTCGATCACCTTGACGATCTTTCTAAGCGAGCCATCGCTAAGCACGGAGAGGACACCCGATCGGTTGTGCAGTACATCGTCACGGAGCTTAACGAGAAGGTTCCTGAgcacatcaacctcaaggaGGAATGGGTCTTTAACAACGCTGGCGGTGCCATGGGTGCCATGTACATCATCCACGCCAGTGTTACCGAGTACCTCATCATCTTTG GCACTGCCATTGGTACCGAGGGCCACACTGGTCGCCACACCGCTGACGACTACTTCCACATCCTTTCTGGAACCCAGCTGGCTTACGTCCCTGGCGAGTACAAGGCCGAGGTGTACCCCGCCGGCAGCATCCACCACCTTCGCCGCGGCGATGTCAAGCAATACAAGATGCCCGAGGGCTGCTTTGCGCTCGAGTACGCTCGCGGCTGGATCCCTCCCAtgctcttctttggcttcgcCGATGGCCTTTCCAGCACGCTCGACTTCCCTACACTCTGGGATACCACTCGCATCACTGGTCGCGAGATGATCAACAACTTGATCAAGGGCAAGCTGTAA
- a CDS encoding uncharacterized protein (expressed protein) produces the protein MAQAAAYMSAKFESNSEGKDFKLCWKDKGGLTVGAEFVRFKEGVTKAQAIESAIVNWDKCERARVEKYNTELIIALARMRIVRFAREGTALPPYIPQELRVNNRTIKCNPTSDEFEEHYNIIKAVHEGLKGRKIGRPNHMII, from the coding sequence ATGGCTCAGGCCGCGGCCTACATGAGCGCCAAGTTTGAATCAAACTCGGAGGGCAAAGATTTTAAGCTTTGCTGGAAAGATAAGGGTGGCCTAACTGTGGGCGCTGAGTTTGTACGATTCAAGGAAGGGGTCACAAAGGCACAGGCCATCGAGTCCGCGATCGTCAACTGGGACAAATGTGAGAGGGCAAGGGTTGAAAAATACAACACTGAACTCATCATCGCCCTTGCTCGAATGAGAATCGTCCGGTTCGCCCGGGAAGGGACTGCACTGCCCCCCTATATCCCACAAGAGTTGCGAGTCAACAACAGGACAATCAAATGCAATCCCACCAGCGACGAATTCGAAGAGCACTACAACATAATCAAGGCAGTCCATGAGGGGCTGAAAGGTCGCAAAATTGGCCGGCCCAACCATATGATAATCTAA
- a CDS encoding nuclear pore complex component-domain-containing protein encodes MATPVRTTTIGGPPVTDSPGTWRHPRLNEIARRRNATTFSEKNVRQIAYNVIALLGFWSAQLLAKLNIGSQVVPSSFRIYLSWAWFILNLIPFINIGIACLPLIRPKDDLSDIPLTPAQRKLLGLDPSSAAPTPDAKFSTPPRYSRTPSIGGSVGSRGSYGSSPLSGRGSPLVQGAAGSPLGSPLFQKSVNSFGNGRRSSFGSTSPFAASSSANLFSDPTSPGSAGGKRTSVGLNSKWLYEKGRRPSGNAWNL; translated from the exons ATGGCCACTCCCGTCAGAACGACTACCATTGGCGGTCCTCCAGTGACCGATAGCCCAGGTACTTGGCGTCATCCACGACTCAACGAGATCGCCAGGCGTCGTAATGCGACGACCTTCTCCGAGAAGAATGTGCGCCAGATCGCCTATAATGTCATTGCGCTGCTAGGATTCTGGTCTGCGCAGCTCTTAGCCAAGCTTAACATTGGCTCTCAAGT TGTTCCTAGCTCTTTTAGGATATACTTGAGCTGGGCATGGTTCATTCTCAACCTCATACCATTTATCAACATTGGCATCGCGTGTCTGCCCTTGATTCGACCGAAAGACGATCTCTCCGATATCCCTCTGACACCTGCTCAGCGCAAGCTGCTGGGCCTGGACCCCTCCTCGGCCGCCCCGACCCCCGATGCGAAGTTCAGCACGCCTCCTCGATACTCACGCACACCTTCCATAGGTGGCTCTGTTGGAAGCCGAGGAAGCTATGGCAGCTCACCTCTTTCTGGGCGAGGAAGTCCTCTCGTACAGGGAGCGGCTGGCTCACCGTTGGGCAGCCCTCTTTTCCAGAAGAGCGTCAACAGTTTCGGCAATggaagaaggtcttctttTGGATCAACGAGCCCATTTGCGGCTAGCTCTTCTGCCAACCTCTTCTCAGATCCTACCTCTCCCGGTTCCGCTGGAGGCAAGCGAACAAGTGTCGGGTTGAACAGCAAGTGGTTATACGAGAAGGGACGGCGACCGTCAGGTAATGCCTGGAACTTGTGA